The Primulina tabacum isolate GXHZ01 chromosome 16, ASM2559414v2, whole genome shotgun sequence genome window below encodes:
- the LOC142529136 gene encoding uncharacterized protein LOC142529136 isoform X2 has protein sequence MAGQDGLSSLHVAAWEASKKKLSRLQKREELEREMLEHEQNVHEYLHRLHERHAGDVLSIPNSLPLKMKELLVELAMVENEITRLESQINQLQDEVKHERKLNLESKFKNEPGRGILKSFHESLPVPQDSDVVQGCNKKVTFDTKALHFISKAIKGDYHNMSDFGIFDDKKSMNSKGFIISKDNILNNGTGNFQGKEPKRSTVGSNKSPSPRKEPRNPTPRKDRNVETTRDISPKVLSTPLLSAEDSIHKWAPNKLSENITKCLIFIFVRSLRTARAMDLEKSGPITRSSNFSISFRASETSTISSKTNLMSQKDSRQQDPYGIFDSEESVPRDIGPYKNLVIFTSSSIDLKYIQNSSSVSLFQKLKVLMDGLQKVDLRFSSHQQKLAFWINMYNACVMHGFLQYGVASVSGREKLLTLINKASLNISGNTFSAQEIEHCILRKSTDSLAQEIIGKDERNNKMMVIQELYGVEETDPNVTFALCCGTRSSPAVKIYTAEGVTAELERSKQEYLQAAIVVTTNTKKIAIPELLLRNMHDFVQDMESPVDWICQQLPTSGSLRKSIAHIGKSSAIVEKIPYDFEFQYLLPII, from the exons ATGGCCGGGCAGGATGGATTATCATCACTTCATGTGGCCGCATGGGAAGCT AGCAAGAAGAAGCTATCAAGACTGCAAAAGAGGGAGGAGCTCGAAAGAGAG ATGTTGGAGCATGAACAAAATGTGCACGAGTATCTTCATCGATTGCACGAACGGCATGCTGGTGATGTTCTGAGTATTCCAAACTCTTTGCCTCTCAAG ATGAAAGAGTTGCTAGTGGAGTTGGCCATGGTGGAAAACGAGATAACCCGACTCGAAAGCCAGATCAACCAGCTTCAAGATGAAGTAAAACATGAAAGGAAACTCAATCTCGAATCGAAATTCAAGAACGAGCCAGGACGTGGGATTTTAAAAAGTTTCCATGAATCTTTACCAGTTCCACAAGATTCCGATGTTGTCCAAGGTTGCAATAAGAAGGTGACATTCGATACCAAAGCCCTCCATTTTATCAGCAAGGCTATAAAAGGAGATTACCATAACATGAGTGACTTCGGAATATTCGATGATAAAAAATCGATGAATTCTAAAGGATTCATCATTTCGAAGGACAATATTCTAAACAATGGGACTGGGAATTTTCAAGGAAAAGAGCCTAAAAGAAGTACTGTTGGTTCGAATAAGTCTCCATCTCCTCGAAAAGAGCCAAGAAATCCGACCCCTCGT AAAGATCGCAATGTTGAAACCACTAGAGATATCTCTCCTAAGGTTCTTTCCACCCCATTACTCTCCGCAGAAGACAGCATCCACAAATGGGCACCAAACAAGTTATCCGAAAACATAACCAAGTGCCTGATTTTCATATTTGTGAGATCACTTCGAACAGCTAGAGCAATGGACTTGGAAAAATCTGGTCCAATAACTCGATCTTCCAACTTTTCTATTAGCTTCAGGGCATCAGAAACGAGCACGATTTCATCGAAAACGAACCTTATGTCTCAGAAAGACTCGCGACAACAAGATCCCTATGGTATATTTGATTCTGAAGAGTCTGTGCCGAGGGATATCGGTCCTTATAAAAACTTGGTTATATTCACATCAAGCTCTATCGATCTGAAATACATCCAAAATTCGAGCTCCGTTTCTTTGTTCCAAAAGCTGAA GGTTTTGATGGATGGTCTTCAAAAGGTGGATTTGAGATTCTCCAGTCATCAGCAAAAACTAGCCTTTTGGATCAACATGTACAACGCTTGTGTCATGCAC GGTTTTCTTCAATATGGAGTTGCCTCAGTCTCCGGCCGTGAAAAACTACTGACACTAATCAACAAG GCAAGTTTGAATATCTCTGGGAACACATTCAGTGCGCAAGAAATTGAACATTGTATTTTGAGGAAATCGACAGATTCATTAGCCCAagag ATTATTGGAAAAGACGAGAGGAATAATAAAATGATGGTAATTCAAGAACTATATGGAGTTGAGGAAACAGATCCAAATGTCACATTCGCCTTGTGCTGTGGCACCCGTTCATCTCCAGCA GTGAAAATATACACAGCTGAAGGGGTGACAGCAGAATTAGAGAGGTCAAAACAAGAATATCTGCAAGCTGCGATCGTGGTGACGACGAACACGAAAAAGATAGCGATCCCGGAGCTTCTGCTTAGAAACATGCATGATTTTGTGCAGGACATGGAGTCTCCCGTGGATTGGATCTGCCAGCAGTTGCCCACTTCTGGTTCTTTGAGGAAATCGATTGCACATATTGGCAAAAGCTCCGCCATTGTTGAAAAGATACCTTATGACTTTGAGT
- the LOC142529136 gene encoding uncharacterized protein LOC142529136 isoform X1: MAGQDGLSSLHVAAWEASKKKLSRLQKREELEREVYVLHKMLEHEQNVHEYLHRLHERHAGDVLSIPNSLPLKMKELLVELAMVENEITRLESQINQLQDEVKHERKLNLESKFKNEPGRGILKSFHESLPVPQDSDVVQGCNKKVTFDTKALHFISKAIKGDYHNMSDFGIFDDKKSMNSKGFIISKDNILNNGTGNFQGKEPKRSTVGSNKSPSPRKEPRNPTPRKDRNVETTRDISPKVLSTPLLSAEDSIHKWAPNKLSENITKCLIFIFVRSLRTARAMDLEKSGPITRSSNFSISFRASETSTISSKTNLMSQKDSRQQDPYGIFDSEESVPRDIGPYKNLVIFTSSSIDLKYIQNSSSVSLFQKLKVLMDGLQKVDLRFSSHQQKLAFWINMYNACVMHGFLQYGVASVSGREKLLTLINKASLNISGNTFSAQEIEHCILRKSTDSLAQEIIGKDERNNKMMVIQELYGVEETDPNVTFALCCGTRSSPAVKIYTAEGVTAELERSKQEYLQAAIVVTTNTKKIAIPELLLRNMHDFVQDMESPVDWICQQLPTSGSLRKSIAHIGKSSAIVEKIPYDFEFQYLLPII; the protein is encoded by the exons ATGGCCGGGCAGGATGGATTATCATCACTTCATGTGGCCGCATGGGAAGCT AGCAAGAAGAAGCTATCAAGACTGCAAAAGAGGGAGGAGCTCGAAAGAGAG GTTTATGTGCTTCACAAGATGTTGGAGCATGAACAAAATGTGCACGAGTATCTTCATCGATTGCACGAACGGCATGCTGGTGATGTTCTGAGTATTCCAAACTCTTTGCCTCTCAAG ATGAAAGAGTTGCTAGTGGAGTTGGCCATGGTGGAAAACGAGATAACCCGACTCGAAAGCCAGATCAACCAGCTTCAAGATGAAGTAAAACATGAAAGGAAACTCAATCTCGAATCGAAATTCAAGAACGAGCCAGGACGTGGGATTTTAAAAAGTTTCCATGAATCTTTACCAGTTCCACAAGATTCCGATGTTGTCCAAGGTTGCAATAAGAAGGTGACATTCGATACCAAAGCCCTCCATTTTATCAGCAAGGCTATAAAAGGAGATTACCATAACATGAGTGACTTCGGAATATTCGATGATAAAAAATCGATGAATTCTAAAGGATTCATCATTTCGAAGGACAATATTCTAAACAATGGGACTGGGAATTTTCAAGGAAAAGAGCCTAAAAGAAGTACTGTTGGTTCGAATAAGTCTCCATCTCCTCGAAAAGAGCCAAGAAATCCGACCCCTCGT AAAGATCGCAATGTTGAAACCACTAGAGATATCTCTCCTAAGGTTCTTTCCACCCCATTACTCTCCGCAGAAGACAGCATCCACAAATGGGCACCAAACAAGTTATCCGAAAACATAACCAAGTGCCTGATTTTCATATTTGTGAGATCACTTCGAACAGCTAGAGCAATGGACTTGGAAAAATCTGGTCCAATAACTCGATCTTCCAACTTTTCTATTAGCTTCAGGGCATCAGAAACGAGCACGATTTCATCGAAAACGAACCTTATGTCTCAGAAAGACTCGCGACAACAAGATCCCTATGGTATATTTGATTCTGAAGAGTCTGTGCCGAGGGATATCGGTCCTTATAAAAACTTGGTTATATTCACATCAAGCTCTATCGATCTGAAATACATCCAAAATTCGAGCTCCGTTTCTTTGTTCCAAAAGCTGAA GGTTTTGATGGATGGTCTTCAAAAGGTGGATTTGAGATTCTCCAGTCATCAGCAAAAACTAGCCTTTTGGATCAACATGTACAACGCTTGTGTCATGCAC GGTTTTCTTCAATATGGAGTTGCCTCAGTCTCCGGCCGTGAAAAACTACTGACACTAATCAACAAG GCAAGTTTGAATATCTCTGGGAACACATTCAGTGCGCAAGAAATTGAACATTGTATTTTGAGGAAATCGACAGATTCATTAGCCCAagag ATTATTGGAAAAGACGAGAGGAATAATAAAATGATGGTAATTCAAGAACTATATGGAGTTGAGGAAACAGATCCAAATGTCACATTCGCCTTGTGCTGTGGCACCCGTTCATCTCCAGCA GTGAAAATATACACAGCTGAAGGGGTGACAGCAGAATTAGAGAGGTCAAAACAAGAATATCTGCAAGCTGCGATCGTGGTGACGACGAACACGAAAAAGATAGCGATCCCGGAGCTTCTGCTTAGAAACATGCATGATTTTGTGCAGGACATGGAGTCTCCCGTGGATTGGATCTGCCAGCAGTTGCCCACTTCTGGTTCTTTGAGGAAATCGATTGCACATATTGGCAAAAGCTCCGCCATTGTTGAAAAGATACCTTATGACTTTGAGT